A genomic region of Rhipicephalus sanguineus isolate Rsan-2018 chromosome 3, BIME_Rsan_1.4, whole genome shotgun sequence contains the following coding sequences:
- the LOC119385641 gene encoding uncharacterized protein LOC119385641 translates to MDEEIAENEAEDSQDGERECAGGNFEVGVEENPHGASPSEGACHDTAPKADEEIAEEFGEEGDEPADDKVGSAFALVDFRDDASMRALDGATKDLAGREAQDGKAEKTRQRRKRKKKRNHDEQRGGVGDKENKTIVDEAFIVDAVVHVRENMSEPNPDSEREDPTEEETKKAEVEKPVADSEEEETKGDAVPCAKKAKAEPARTRLQCETNSAGARRVRSLEAAAKEGEALLRKLSHKESSVPESGCRWTRSQTRCTTAAPAARQPARKTPAKPARGAKKGAASKRTVYEDGSAGSIEKDEKDRVINVEDTGEARQEDSEDANADCKAQPEVNNTQDEPTTDSGS, encoded by the exons ATGGACGAGGAGATCGCCGAGAACGAGGCCGAGGACTCCCAGGACGGCGAAAGAGAGTGCGCCGGAGGAAATTTCGAGGTCGGCGTCGAAGAGAACCCGCATGGCGCGTCCCCTTCAGAAGGAGCGTGTCACGACACGGCACCGAAGGCGGACGAGGAGATCGCTGAGGAGTTTGGCGAGGAAGGAGACGAGCCAGCTGACGACAAGGTGGGCTCTGCTTTTGCGCTGGTTGATTTCCGGGACGACGCCAGCATGCGGGCACTGGACGGTGCGACAAAAGATCTTGCAGGGCGAGAAGCACAAGATGGAAAGGCGGAGAAGACGAGACAGAggcggaaaaggaagaaaaagagaaaccacGACGAACAGCGCGGTGGTGTGGGGGACAAGGAGAACAAGACGATCGTGGACGAGGCGTTCATTGTGGACGCAGTGGTACACGTTCGCGAAAATATGTCTGAACCCAACCCGGACAGCGAGAGGGAAGATCCCACTGAGGAAGAGACAAAGAAGGCCGAGGTGGAGAAGCCTGTCGCAGACTCTGAGGAGGAAGAGACAAAGGGGGATGCTGTTCCGTGCGCCAAGAAGGCCAAGGCTGAACCGGCCAGGACGCGTCTCCAGTGTGAGACCAACTCAGCGGGTGCGCGTCGCGTGCGCAGCCTggaggcagccgccaaggaggGCGAGGCCCTTCTCAGGAAACTCAGCCACAAGGAGAGCAGCGTCCCAGAAAGTGGTTGCAGGTGGACACGCTCGCAGACGCGCTGCACCACGGCTGCTCCCGCTGCACGGCAGCCTGCACGGAAGACCCCTGCCAAGCCAGCACGCGGTGCCAAGAAGGGTGCGGCCTCCAAGCGTA CCGTCTACGAGGACGGGTCAGCAGGCAGCATAGAGAAGGACGAGAAGGACAGGGTGATTAACGTCGAGGATACAGGCGAGGCACGGCAAGAAGATTCTGAGGATGCCAACGCCGATTGCAAGGCGCAACCGGAGGTCAACAACACGCAAGATGAGCCAACCACAGACAGTGGCAGCTAG